cttaggttatattaggtaaagtttggttaggctagcttgggattaagacacgagatagccagtcttggggaggaggaagcaccagacagaagttagggtaggcttctttggaaggcttagtttggttaggggcagctgaggagtgtgaagctCCACAACAttaggttaaatttgaggtaatatttcagtcattttctccctcactactaaaattttcccactgtaaaaactttcttaatattttttttctgaaggctaCAAAACAAATCACTCGTTTTCCCATCCCAAATCCGTAAGCACCACCCGTTTCttccttcaaacacacacacacactttccctcctttcatatatcacaacacacgctataacacccctgacacgcttctaTTATCACAGCccctccccaaaacaccccagaatcttttattttacctcaagcacaccacttctaccctcaaagacccaATGCCTATCTGCAACATgcctataacataaccaaaacacctcaaaagcaactccaatcacactaaaacaccttaaacataCCCAGAACATtcctaaacgcacaaaaaacatccttaCCAACTGTCTGTATGTATTTCTAAGTGTATACCAGTGTTTGCGTACAAGTTTACATGTGTACACCAGCCTTAGTAagtatttcagtgtgtttttaagtgtataccagcatgaattttgtgttttttaagcgtttctgagtgtttatttaaattatctgTTATCCCAGCCCCTCTAGACCCACCTATGGCATACAGCGTCAGTCCAGAGTACAGCCCCAGGTTGGTCTTGCTAGCCCCgatgaggatgaaagcaggaatcatcatcattaggccctgtggatggtgagggtggtagaggaggtagtggttggtttaataatattgttactgataaatcctgttgttttatattgtaattctTTAACTatacagtaaaaatatagatttgaaaatatactttgtaaacctcagtaacttccactacagcctttaACCAGTGAATTAATaagttaaattaattaatttaactacatgaattaataagtgaaagaaagcaagagagtgTAAAGGaacagatgataatgaataaaaaaaagttatttaaatGAGCTTGTCaagatgttttgatggtttatggtaaggaaaatgaTAGAATAggtttgtaatgatgacagaaaggaaggaataagagggaaaactaaagaaaagaggaggacaagaaaaaaaaaaaaaaatgatgcttTACCCAAAATGCACCTCTCTTTAACCACATTCAGAGAGACagggaaatacaaacaaataacaaaacaagcaaacaaataaaaaattaaacgaaaaaaagaagatagcaaaaattatatgaaacaaacaaaaaatgtacataataaaaaaaataaatgacacacacacacacacacacctcaggcagtgattcctggaagaagacagcaaagaatattatgttagccACAGCAAGAGTGAGTGTGTAGACAGCTGAGGCCGCGAACCACCCAGTACTTCACCAGTGGGAGAACACGGCCCCCACAGTTGGCCTGATGGTGAAGCCTACGCTGAATGCCATGCCGATCAGTGCCTGTGGGTTGAAGGGAGGTTAGGGGAGGTTaagctggttaggttaggttagggcacaccgacaacacaccacaatataaataagaaataaaataatgcataagaaaataaaaagctaaaaaaagtaaacaaacaaaatatttaacaccaccacacctttaaacaccctcaaaataccccaaaatacaccaaaacatcccaaaacacaaaaaaacacaccaaaaccctcaaaatacctcaaaacacaccaaagcatcccaaaacactccaaaaacacaccaaaacacccttaaaataccccaaaacacccaaaaacaccccaaaacacaaaaaaacattccaaacgcctacaaaaaacacaccaaaccaccctcaaaataccccaaaacactccaaaaacacatcaaaacatcctcacaataccccaaaacactacaaaaacatcccaaaacactccaaaagctcaccaaaacacccttaaaataccccaaaacacacaaaaaacataccaaaacactccgaacacaccaaaacaccctcaaaatacccaaaaaaactctccaaaaacacaccaaaacaccctaaaaataccccaaaaccccaaaaacactacaaaaacatcccaaaacactccaaaaacacaccaaaacacccttaaaataccccaaaacacacaaaaaacatcccaaaacactccaaaaacacaccaaaacatcctcaaaataccccaaaacactacagaaacaccctcaaaataccccaaaacaccacaaaacactccaaaaacatcccaaaactctccaaaaaaacaccaaaataccccaaaacactacaaaaacatcccaaaacactccaaaaacacaccaaaacaacctcaaaataccccaaaacactccaaaaacacaccaaaacacttaaaacaccccaaaacactacaaaaacatcccaaaacactccaaaaacacaccaaaacatccaaaaaataccccaaaacaccccaaaatactccaaaaacacatcaaaacaacctcaaaacaccacaaaaacactacaaaaacatcccaaaacactccaaaaacacaccaaaacaccctcaaaatacccccaaaacaccacaaaacactccaaaaacatcccaaaactctccaaaaacatatcaaaacaccctcaaaataccccaaaacattacaaaacactccaaaaacatcccaaaacactccaaaaacacaccaaaatactcctaaacatcccaaaacacatcaaaacattccagaaacatcccaaaacactttaaaacacaccaaattccaaaaaacacctccacaacaccacaaaacactccaaaacacctccaaaccACCCCAAAACTCtgcaaaaacacaccaaaacatccaaagacacaccaaaaaacaccccaaaaacacctgaaaacaCGCTCAGAACAATGAAagggaaaacacaaaataacaataataaaaaaaaacaaaaacagaaaacaagctGTAATATTGAACAGCaggaacacagacacacacaaaccctacaaacaaacaaacaaacaaacaaacaaacaaacaaaaataaataaatagataataggataaaaaaatagaaaaaaataataataaaaacaaactaaaaatatataaaccaatacaaaacacaacaaacccacATACCACCAAACAAGACAGAATGAAACCTCGCAGGGACGCCGATGATATGCTGGTAATAAGTAACACAGGAGAGCAGAGAGGAATACAAGCCACTGGAGTCGTGCTTGGAGTAATAGTCGAGGAGAGCAGGAGACAGAGGCAGCACCACCGTGAAGGCGAGcaggtccaggatcagactgccgaATACCACCTTGCTTGTCCGCGTGTTCTTCTGTGGGTGTtatgttagattaagttacgttaggttaggtttaggttaggttaagtgaggtcttttttatcttttatttttctcagtatttttttcttattgtattttgttgcctttgaccagtgtccctcctatatatatatataaaaaataaaactaactaaataaataaataaataaagtaaaacaagaaattgTTTACGACTTTAAATCATTTTCCCGACACAGTTGTGCAACGGGGCAGTGTTGCATGAGCGCtgagtgacaaatattgcatcGTGTTGACAACCAAACACTTTACATctcagcttagcaacacacaccaacacaacaccctgctcaccttctctttgatgtccgcagcctgtactgcccctctgtccctgccttccacctcaccaccactgccaccgccaccgccatcgctgccGCCAACTTGCTTGCAGGATCGGAGGGTTGCCATTGTTctgaaagttacattaggtttggttaagtgggaagtgatgagggaagatgatgtaggttaggttaggttaggttaggttaggtttggttaggctaggttaggtaaggtttggctatgCTTTGTTtacctaggttaggttaggctaggctaggttatattaggtttggctaggcttCTTTttaaggcttggctaggttaggcttgcttaggctaggttaggttaggctaggctatattaggtttggctaggcttCTTTttaaggcttggctaggttaggcttgcttaggtaaggtttggctaggttagaaatgcttaggttacgttaggtaaagtttggttaggctagcttgggattaagacacaagatagccagtcttggggaggaggaggcaccagacagaagttagggtaggcttctttgggttaggcttggtttggttaggggcagctgaggagtgtgaagctccaccacattaggttaaatttgaggtaatatttcagtcattttctccctctctaccaaaattttcccactgtaaaaactttcttaatattttttttctgaaggctaCAAAACAGATCACTCGTTTACCCATCCCAGACCCGTAAACAccacccctttctcccttcaaacacacacacacactttccctcctttcatatatcacaacacacgctataacacccctgaAACGCTTCTATTATCACAACCCCTCCCCAAAACACTCagaatcttttattttacctcaagcacaccacttctaccctcaaagacccaATGCCTATCTGCAACATgcctataacataaccaaaacacctcaaaagcaactccaatcacactaaaacaccttaaacataCCCAGAACATtcctaaacgcacaaaaaacatcctaaacacatcgaaagtgtaccaaaatatccccaaacacacttaaaatactccaaaactcacccaaattgacttaaaacgcatccaaaacacaccgtacctacccaaaacacactcaaactcatcccaaaacacactaaaaacatcccaaaacactgaaaatagcccaaaacacacttaaaacaccccaaaacacacccagactgacctaaaatacccacaaaagcACCCAAAACTCACccgtatccacacaaaacacacccgaACTTatccataacatcccaaaatacacttgaaacatcccaaaacattgaaaacagtccaaagcacacttaaagcactcctaaacaagcctaagacaccccaaaacacaccaggaacACTAAATATTGATtcaaacatcaccaaatccctaaaacacacactccaacactacctaaacacctccagacacactccaacaccccctaaacacaccaaatacactgaaagcactgtcacggaagacaaatactacaaagacagacagggcagcaggaaaaattaacctaaatattgttttcttagcatttttctgttttaccacctcctctattccttctcccttcctctttctcctctatttctctgattttcttactcattctactcttatctacacgtctgagtttagaaacacttgcaaacaccaggaaaacactgcaaaatacgataaatattaccgaggagacagcggagccgatcaaggtcccgggtccatgatggcggccgtgacgtcacggctaatttacgtaccgtaacggatttcattttgaaattgacccctcgaaaaaatggagctaggctcgaatgccttatatattctgacttgacaaatactttaaCTAATTTCCACAATATTATAACAGCTCAagcctgagtagtatttaaaaaatatccaaatgaattatggaaaatatgttgaaatattcggccccatttaaatcattgaaaagtccccaacatttgaattttcaggaacgtaaaaaattttaaaaaatctgaactatcatcttacaccatcaaaagttacctggaacaagaagtaaacaaataaaaccgaaattgtgtaaaaaaaagtgttggaacctaaatacgattaaaaaccactgaaaagtccacccattttcactcaacaacaagataaaacactttaaaacatacgaactattttttcaagcaatgaaaagttagttacaagctgaaatagagagacaataacataaaaagtgttgtaatcacaacttttaacaggaccataaaccatttttaaagtccacttatttctctcaacaggaacgaaaaaacattttgaaaatcataagcaatttttagaaacacaaaagacgtaattagagcgtgaaataaaaaaacaagtttgtcaaaatactgccaaaaaaactcCCCACATTTtcgtaaagcaacacaaaattgaacacaactcaacacaagcaacgaaaacacttctaaagcaaataattatttttataaaccataaaaacatactatacgagcagaataaagaagttaagaaaaataccaaaaaaattttGAAACCCACAGGATGAATCAGGTTGGCagaggtagccaggcatcatggcggcccttgacagtggagagaacggccgctattttgcctgttattcttccatcgtaactaaatgaggcaatggcggatatatttAGCTACCGGATATGAAAACCTAGTCATGGGGCTCCACTTAGCgacgtgttaggcttacaataagtgagaaatgaagcagatattggcggacaaatggggaaggctgcctccacctcagctgataacattagttaagtgtattttttttacgtctttattattcctgtcatggttaattagtaagagttttgtggtggaggcttggagcgcttgtggcaccgtggaatgctgagtcacatcaatatattcctaacgaggtgcaaaaacatgaaatacgaggcttaacaataaataaacagtaaggttaaccactgacctgacagccctgtgttgttgttgtgggtgacatGTAACAACACTATCACAGTTACCGCCTGTTACATCAGACTGTGCAAATTACCTGGCTGGGCAAGTGGTGGACgggtttcttaccaatattagcCTTGGTGGCCCTGTAGTCTGGTTCTGTGTCGTCCCTCCCAGCCTGCTCCGCACAGTACGCACCCAAACACTTTTAGCTTTCAATAACaagcaccaacttcttttatattatactaaactaatagaaaattaaatataaagaattataagcgtgtaaaaataaatctcaggccattatcactgtaattgtcaaagtatctagatgttactgattgaagcgccaAATTCAAACTAGTCCTGGCGGGGCTTAcactgcaatgtctcgtcccttgtgtggcgtaatgtgaaatcattgaaaagcttgtgtgaattgaaggcttggcttaatactgtgttatatcttagcttatcattattaagtatttaccattttacgttaaaaaaaacaacaatacttcacagagataTCGAAGTATAACAGAGGCTCTCATACTGTAGCTAATAatcaacagagaattaccagcctttctctgtgtaTCAAGGAGAGCTTACCTGCATGTActgaatatatgtttttaattagtcttttgtgattaatctttttaatatatctgcGCCAATGTAAACTAGTATGTGCTTAGAAGGCTTACCAatgtgtgggttgtggtgggTTTGGTGCTACTCAAAGGGAACACGTGCTGGAGAAGTCTGGGAAGCACTGATGTACAAAATTAATAAC
The window above is part of the Scylla paramamosain isolate STU-SP2022 chromosome 34, ASM3559412v1, whole genome shotgun sequence genome. Proteins encoded here:
- the LOC135090164 gene encoding uncharacterized protein LOC135090164 — translated: MVTLRSCKQVGGSDGGGGGSGGEVEGRGKMAVQAADIKEKKNTRTSKVVFGSLILDLLGFTVVLPLSPALLDYYSKHDSIDLYSSLLSCVTYYQHIIGVPARTMATLRSCKQVGGSDGGGGGSGGEVEGRDRGAVQAADIKEKKNTRTSKVVFGSLILDLLAFTVVLPLSPALLDYYSKHDSSGLYSSLLSCVTYYQHIIGVPARH